A segment of the Thermomicrobiales bacterium genome:
TGCTGGGGCACGTCAGCATCTCGACGACGCAGGTGTATCAGCAGGTGGCATCTGACCTGGCGAATGGGGCGAATGCCAAAACTGCATCAGCTGTTGCAGATAATGAGCAGTCGACGGCCTGATCGGACCAAGGCGCAGGAAGAATCAGTTCGCGGGTGAGACGCGGGTCTCGCCCATTTTCATTCAGAGATAACGCAACGTACGAGGGAGATTGACGCGACGTGAATGAGCCGACCAGGCCGAAGGTGACGTTGGAAGAGCTTGCGTCTCTGGCAAAGCGCCGTGGCTTTGTGTTTTCAGGCAGCGAAATCTACGGCGGGCTGGCCAACACGTTCGACTTTGGCCCGCTCGGCGTTGAGCTGCGGAACAACATCAAGCGCTCGTGGTGGCAGCGCTTCATTCGCGAGCGCGCCGATATGGTCGGTATCGACGGTGGCATTTTGCTGAATCCGCGTGTCTGGGAAGCCAGCGGCCACATCGATGAGTTCAACGATCCGCTGACGGACTGCCGCATCTGCCGCAGTCGCTATCGCGCTGACACGTTGATTGAGGACGCCGGGGGCGAATCCGCCGAAGGCAAGTCGTTCGAGGAACTGACGCAGCTCATCGCACAACTTGGCATCACCTGCCCGAATTGCGGCAATCGCGACTGGACGCCGGTCCGCGCGTTCAACATGATGTTTCGGACATACATCGGTCCGGTGGACGAGACGGCAACAACCACCTACCTGCGCCCTGAAACGGCGCAGAACATCTTCGTTCAGTACAAGAACGTGCAGCAATCCAGCCGCCTGAAGGTTCCGTTCGGCATCGCCCAGATCGGCAAGGCATTCCGCAACGAGATCACGCCGGGCAACTTTATCTTCCGGTTGCTTGAGTTTGAGCAAATGGAGATCGAGTATTTCATCCAGCCCGACGATTGGGAAGCCCAGTTCAACGCCTGGGCGGATGCGCAGGGCGAGTGGTTTACGTCGCTCGGTATCGATCCGTCACGCTTGCGACGCCGCGAACATCATGCCGACGAGCTATCGCACTACTCGAAGCGCACGGTTGACTACGAGTACCTCTTCCCCATCGGCTGGAAGGAGTTGTCTGGTCTCGCGTATCGGACCGACTTCGACCTGCAACGACATCAGGAACACTCCGGCGAAGACCTCACCTATTTCGATCAGGCGCGTAATGAGCGCTATCTGCCGCATGTGATCGAGCCAACGTTTGGCGTCGATCGCACGATGCTGATGGTGCTGTGCGATGCCTACGACGTCGAAGAGACGCCAGACGCAAAGGGCGAGGCGGCTTCTCGCGTCGTGCTGCGGCTACATCCGAACCTCGCACCGTACACCGTCGCCGTGCTGCCGCTATCGAAGAAGCCGGAGCTGGCGGTGGTTGCGGAACCGCTTTACCACGAATTGCGACGGCGCTTCTCGGTGGAATACGACGAGACGCAGAGTATCGGCAGACGCTATCGTCGCCAGGACGAGATCGGTACACCGTTCTGCGTTACGGTCGACTTCGATTCGATCGAGGATCACTCGGTCACGATTCGTGAGCGGGACAGCATGTCACAGGTCCGCATACCGATTGCAGACGTGGTCGAGTATATTGCTGAGCAGCTTCGCGCTACGGAGTAGCGCCGCCTAGAGTTCTTCTTCGACGCCGACGATGCGTTCGAGAATGGCGTTCAGCTCTTCATCGGAGTTGAAACTGATGACGATGCGCCCGGTCTCGCCGCGCCGTGCCAGTTCGACCCGTGTGCCGAGCGCGCGTCGAAGGCTGGACTCGACTGCCCGAACGGCAGGATCTGCTGCGTGAGACGCGGTTGGGCGGGTTCGGCGTGGTGCATCAGCAGTGCGTTGCACAAGACGCTCAGTCTCGCGAACGCTGAGATCCCCACTGATCACCTGTCGAAGCAAATGCTCAAGGGTCATCGGGTCGTCAACAGCCAGGAGCGCCTTGGCATGTCCGGCGGAGATCTGTTCGTTGGCGACCGCCTCCTGAATCGACTCGGGGGCGGAGAGCAGACGGATCGAGTTCGCAATCGCTGGCCGACTCTTGCCGACGCGCTCGGCAACAGCTGATTGGGTCAAGCCGAACTCGGTCGTGAGCTGCCGGTAGGCGAGCGCTTCTTCGATCGGATTCAGGTCGGCACGCTGGACGTTCTCAACGAGCGCCAACTCAAGGAGTTGCGCGGGAGTTGCTTCGCGGACGATGACAGGCACTGACCGCAGCCCGGCCATCTGCGCGGCACGCCAGCGTCGTTCACCGGCAACGATCTGATAGGGCGTGCTGCCTCCGGCCGCGCGTGTGACGACAATCGGCTGAATGATGCCGTGCTCGCGAATGGACGCGGCGAGCGACTCCAGCTGCTCGGAATCCCAGCGCACACGTGGCTGGACCGGGTTCGGCTCGAGCGTCCCGACATCAACCGTAATCGCGCCACCGCTGGCTTCGTCCTGACCAATGCCCGGAATGAGTGATTCCAGACCGCGACCGAGTCCGCCGCGTCGCGTCGTCACCGTGTGCATCTCCCTCCCGCGTCCTGTCGAGTATACCCGCGGGGAGCGGACCGCGGTTTTCGTGCAGCGAATCACAATCCACTCATTGAGGGCTATACTTCACCGCTGATACTGGCTGAGAACGGAGTGAACAGTTGAGCAGTGAAGTAACCGAGGCGCTATCGGCGGTCGCATCCGCGGTGCTGCTGGTTGGTGTCGGAGCATTCTTCAGCCTCTGGGTTCACCGCTCGGCCGGCAATCGGGCGCTGACGATGGGGTTGTATATCGTCTTCGGTGCATTCGGCTTTTTCCTGTTTCTCTTTGGGCTCGGTTCAATATTCCGCGATTGGCGCGAAGGTAACTCACCCGAGACCAGCTCAATCATCGCACTGCTGGTTGGCGTCATTGCCGCGCTCACGCTCGTTCCTTCACTGCGCGCGGTGACGGCGAAAGTCATCCCGTTCGACCCAACCTCCTGGCCGGCGACGATTGGACTCTATGTCCTCAGTGCGTTGGGTATCGTCTCACTGTTTTCGTTGTTCGGGAATGACGACACAACCTCCATTAGCTATCTCGCTCTTGCCGTCACAGCGATCACCGAAGTTGCACTCGCCTTCGTCATCGTTGGCATCGGGTTCTTTCGGACCCGCAAGGAAGCCATTGAGCGGCTAGGCTTGGCGATCCCATCGCGTCGTCACGTAGTGATCGCGCTCGGTCTGGTCGTCGTCACATTCATTGTCTCGGCGTTGTCGTCATACCTGGTGCAGGTGCTTCAGCCAGACTTACACGAGCAGATCACTGAGAACATGGAATCGATGACCTCGCAGGTTCAGTCAGTCTGGGGCGCGCTCGCGCTGGGCCTGGCGGCCGGCATTGGCGAGGAAACGCTGTTTCGCGGTGCGATTCAACCGAAGTTCGGGATCATCTTTACTGCCCTGATCTTTGCGCTGCTGCATCAGCAATACGGTCCGAGCCTCATAACAGTCGGCGCATTTGCATCCGGCATCATCTTCGGCCTGGAACGCAAGTACATGGGGACGGTGCCTGCTATCATCACGCACGCTGTCTACAACACGATTGCGGTGTTGTTGCTGTTGTAGGCAGCGCGGCGCGCCTGCTTCGCGGCTCCTCGTTCGACCTCAACAGGAAATTTCTCATCTCAGAGATGCTCTTCTACTCTGGGGGAGTCATCGGTTTTGAACCCAGGGTGTTGTCAACGCCAAACAATCCATTCGCAGCGTCTCTGTCATTACGAGCGCGCACGCGAGGCCTCTCTCCGGTGTTCGACTGTATCCAGCGGGTGGGAGTAATCGCCTCACGGCGATGGACAAGCCAGGCCATGTTCCTTTGGACGGATCAACGGCGATTCCTCTTTAGCCTTAGCTCGTTCCAGCCGGCCAGAATTCCCAGCCGCCGTCATCGTAGAAGATGTAAACGGATGTCGGACTGACGAGCGCGAGGCCGTGCTCGAACATCTGCACCGTTGCGGTGAATGACGCTGCGTCTGGCGACAATGCGTAGCCGAGGTCGGACTGGACGGATTCATTGGCGTTCCAGACCGAGCCAAGCAGGCCACCGGGCACCCACAGTCCGTCCTCCGGGCCGCCCGTCGCCGCGCTTGCAGAACTCGCTGCGGCCGAGTATGTGCTCCAGATCAGCTGGTTGTTTATCAGGACGTAGGCAGCGCCTCGATCTGCCCGGTACAGCATGGTGCCCTGCTGGAAGTCCTGCTGCAGACCGTCTGTCGTGTAGGAAGCGCTGAGCGCTGCACCAAGCCGTTGCTGGACAGAATCGTTTGCCCAGTAGACATCGCCAATTGCGCCAGTGACCGGAATCGTCGCAGGCGTCGTCGCTGTCGCGGTCGGCGGCACGGTTGTAGCCGTCGCCGTCGGTGGTACCGGAGTTGGTGATGGCGTGGCCGTGGCCGTTGGCGGCACCGGCGTGGAGGTTGGTGTGGCTGTTGGTGTCGGATCGTCTGGCCGACTGGTCGCTGTTGCTATGGGCGTGGCCGTTGCCGTCGGGGCGTGGACCACGTTGCCATCGCTCGCCGTTGCTGTCGGTGCAGCTGGCGGTGCCGTTGCAACACCTGCCGGAGTGGACTGCGGCGGGGTGTCCGTGGGCTGCTCGGGAACGACGGCGAGACCGGTTGCCGTCGGCAGCGGCTCTGTTGGCGTGATGGATGGAATCGGTGATGGCGTTGGCGAAATGGACGGCGTCGGTGTGCGGTACGCCTCAATGTTGGATGTCGTGTTAAAGGTCAGCGTGTAGGTCGACGCCAGATGATTGCCCCAGCGATCCTGCGCTGCGTCAGTGATCTTGATGATGTAGGTAGAGCCCGGCTTCAGTGGTTGGTCGAGACCAAGCTGGAGCGTGTTGCCGTCCCACGCTTGCGAGAGGCGCTGATCTTCGCCGCTCGGCTGAATGCCTAGCGCGGCGCTGACAGACGCGTGATCCATCGCCTTGTTAAATGTGATCTCGATCGGGCTATTGATCGGCCATGTTTCGTTGGTCGTCGGTCGTGAGGCTGTGACTTCCGGTGTGATCCCCCGCTGGTATCCGCCAATCAGCAGATAAGCAGCTACGATAAACACGACAACAACTGCGGCAACGGCCGCCAGCGAATAGCCAACCCGGTTTGTGACCAGATAGAGCCGACGGGGTCCCGCATCAACGGTCTGCGCGAGGATTCTGTCAGTCAGCTCGACTGGCGGCATGATCGGCGGGAGCGTCCGCACAGCAATGCCGATCCGGCGATACTCCTCCAGCGTCGCCCGGCAGGTCTCGCATTGGGCGAGGTGCGAGCGGAGCCGCGAGGCATCTTCGCGTTCGAGCGTGCCGTCGATCAGGCTTGAGATCATTTCGCGGTACATGGTGCAATCGCTCACGATCGCACCTCCTGCTCGACATCGGGATAGAGCTTGCGGAATTCTTCGCGGCTGCGGAACAGAATGGACTTGGCAGCCGAGCGGCTGATGCCGAGGACATCGCCGATTTCGTCGCAGGAGAGTCCTTCGTACTCGCGCATGATGAGCGCCGCGCGATTGCGTGGTGACATCCTGGAGAGCGTAGACTGCACGATTGCGGAGACTTCCGACGAGACAGCCACGTACTCCGGGCTGTCGCTATCCGCACTGCCGAGCATCGGTTCGTGCTTGGTGTTGTCCCACGGCAGCCAGCGAATACGCTGACGGCGGCGAAGAACATCGAGGCAGGCGTTTGATGCTATGCGATGGAGCCATGCAGAAATATTCAGGTCGCTGTTCGTCTTTTCGAGGTTCCGATAGGCACGAACAAAGCATTCCTGCGTCAGATCAGAGGCATCGTCAGCGTTGCCCATCATCCGATAGACGAACGAGTAGATCTGCCGTTCATAGCGTTGAACGATTGCCTCAAAGGCAGTCTGATCACCCGCTCTCGCTCGGCTGACCCACACATCCTCTTCGGATGCCATCAAGACCCCTTCCAACCGCATTACCCTCCACCATCCAGAACGAACGAGAGGGGCTGCGGTTCTGCGGACATGCTGGCAAAGAGGGACACCGACCGGAACTCGGGCGGTATCCGATGCTACAATCGCAACTTGGCGTCGTTGCGGCGCATATCCAGCGTTTCCGAAAGGATACCCCGAATGGCGCATCCGTTCACTGAGCGAATCAATGCAGGGCCGATCCTGTGTGATGGTGCGATGGGGACGATGATCCACGCCGGAGGGATCCCGCTGAGCTCCTGCTTCGACGAGCTCAATCTTTCCGACCCTGGTACCATCGCCAGAATTCATCGTGACTACATCGCCGCCGGTGCGGATCTCATCGAGACAAATACGTTCGGCGCGAACACGTTCCGCCTGGGCGAGCATCGTCTGGAAGATCGCGTTCGTGACATCAACTATCGTGGCGCTCGGCTGGCGATCGAGGCTCGTGAAGTCTCGGGTGTGCCAGTGCTGATCGCTGGCTCGGTTGGGCCGACCGGTACCTGGCATGTGCCGTTCTCCATGCATGAACCGGCGCGAATCCGGGCTGCGTTCCGCGAGCAGATCGGCGGGTTGCTCGAAGGCGGAGTCGATCTGCTCCTGATTGAGACAATCGGCTCATTGGCTGAAATGACGGAGGCGGTCGGCGCGGCGCGGGAGGTCTCTGATCTGCCGATCATCGCGTCCATGACATTCACCGACGATGGGCTGACGATTGGCGGTAGCTCGGCGGCAGAAGCACTGGAGCATCTGCGGCAATTGGGCGTCGATGTTGTGGGCGTGAACTGCAGTGTTGGTCCGCGGCGCGTCTTGGACGTGCTCAATGAGTTGCGGGCGCTCGATCCAGATGTTCGCCTGTCAGGTATGCCGAACGCTGGCTGGCCGATGCAGGTTGGCGACCGCGTCATCTATCCATCGTCATCCAGTTACTTCTCCGCGTTCGCCAACGAAGCGCTTGACCTCGATCTCCGTGTCATCGGCGGGTGCTGCGGAACGACACCGGAGCACATTCGCGCGATGCGCGCTGCAATTGATGAGCGACTGGCTGGCGTGGGACAACCGACGAATCGTCGACCGGTTCCTAGTCGAACGATCGAGCTGCAGCCACCCGAAGAACCGACGCAGCTGGCGCGGAAGATCGGCAAGCAATTCCTGGTGTCAGTCGAGCTCGATCCACCGCGCGGACTGAATCCGCACAAGATGCTTGATGGCGCGCGGATACTCAAGGATGCGGGTGTCGACGCGGTTAACGTGGCCGACTCGCCGATGGCGCGCATTCGGATGAGCGCACTTGCGCTCTGCTTCCTTATTCAGACGGAGGTAGGGGTCGAGACGATCCTGCACTTCACGACGCGCGATCGTAATCTGATGGGTCTGCAGTCCGACCTGCTGGGCGCGCACGCGCTCGGCGTGCGGAACATCCTGGCGCTAACCGGTGACCCACCCAGCCTCGGCGATTATCCGAACGCGACGGCTGTCTACGATCTCGATTCGGTTGGCCTGGCGAAAGTCTTGCAGTCGATGAACGCAGGAACAGATGCTGCCGGGGCGTCGATCGGAAAGCAGGCGAGCTTCACCGTGATTGTTGCTGCCGATCCGACCCGTGATGACCTGGCACATGAGACGGATCGCGTTCATCGCAAGCTGGAGGCTGGGGCGGATCTGATTATGACGCAACCGATCTATGAGCTGGAGACGTGGCGAGCCTTTGTCCGCACCTATGAGGAGCGACACGGCCCGCTGCGCGTGCCGGTCATGCTCGGGATTTTGCCGCTGCAGAGCCATCGACACACCGAGTTCCTTTATAACGAGGTGCCTGGGATCCGGCCAACGGAGTCAATCCGGGAGCGCATGCGTCTCGCCGGAAGCAACGGGCGGCGTGAGGGCGTCAGGATCAGTCAGGAGCTTCTCGAAGAGGCTCGCGACGAGGTCCACGGCGTCTACATCATGCCGTCGTTCCATCGCTACGAAGTGGCAGCCGAGGTACTGGAGGTCGTTCGCGACCGCAGGCTGACGGCGGCGTTGCCCAGCGGCGATTGACGCTGCTATACTCCGTAAGTTGCCGCGGCATGCGGCCTTTCTGTGTGCCGACGTTGAGTACGAGTGATGAACACCGAACAGTCCGTGGCTCCCTGGCGTTGCCGGGGCCTGCCGGCGGCTCAGTGAACGACGGGCGAGGGTGGATAAACATGGTCGATACAATTCGCCAGATTGAACAGAGCTATCAGCGGTCTGACGTGCCGGACTTTGGCCCCGGCGACACCGTCAGGGCGCACGTCAAGGTTGTTGAAGGTTCCCGTGAGCGTCTGCAGGCGTTTGAGGGCGTCGTTATTCGCCGTCGTGGCGGTGGCATCAACGAGAACTTCACCGTTCGCCGCATCGCATCCCACGGCATTGGCGTTGAGCGAACCTTCCTGATTCACTCGCCGCGTGTCGACCGCATCGAAGTTCTGCGTCGCGGTCGCGTGCGACGCGCC
Coding sequences within it:
- a CDS encoding CPBP family intramembrane metalloprotease, which gives rise to MSSEVTEALSAVASAVLLVGVGAFFSLWVHRSAGNRALTMGLYIVFGAFGFFLFLFGLGSIFRDWREGNSPETSSIIALLVGVIAALTLVPSLRAVTAKVIPFDPTSWPATIGLYVLSALGIVSLFSLFGNDDTTSISYLALAVTAITEVALAFVIVGIGFFRTRKEAIERLGLAIPSRRHVVIALGLVVVTFIVSALSSYLVQVLQPDLHEQITENMESMTSQVQSVWGALALGLAAGIGEETLFRGAIQPKFGIIFTALIFALLHQQYGPSLITVGAFASGIIFGLERKYMGTVPAIITHAVYNTIAVLLLL
- a CDS encoding ParB/RepB/Spo0J family partition protein, producing the protein MTTRRGGLGRGLESLIPGIGQDEASGGAITVDVGTLEPNPVQPRVRWDSEQLESLAASIREHGIIQPIVVTRAAGGSTPYQIVAGERRWRAAQMAGLRSVPVIVREATPAQLLELALVENVQRADLNPIEEALAYRQLTTEFGLTQSAVAERVGKSRPAIANSIRLLSAPESIQEAVANEQISAGHAKALLAVDDPMTLEHLLRQVISGDLSVRETERLVQRTADAPRRTRPTASHAADPAVRAVESSLRRALGTRVELARRGETGRIVISFNSDEELNAILERIVGVEEEL
- a CDS encoding Ig-like domain-containing protein, which translates into the protein MSDCTMYREMISSLIDGTLEREDASRLRSHLAQCETCRATLEEYRRIGIAVRTLPPIMPPVELTDRILAQTVDAGPRRLYLVTNRVGYSLAAVAAVVVVFIVAAYLLIGGYQRGITPEVTASRPTTNETWPINSPIEITFNKAMDHASVSAALGIQPSGEDQRLSQAWDGNTLQLGLDQPLKPGSTYIIKITDAAQDRWGNHLASTYTLTFNTTSNIEAYRTPTPSISPTPSPIPSITPTEPLPTATGLAVVPEQPTDTPPQSTPAGVATAPPAAPTATASDGNVVHAPTATATPIATATSRPDDPTPTATPTSTPVPPTATATPSPTPVPPTATATTVPPTATATTPATIPVTGAIGDVYWANDSVQQRLGAALSASYTTDGLQQDFQQGTMLYRADRGAAYVLINNQLIWSTYSAAASSASAATGGPEDGLWVPGGLLGSVWNANESVQSDLGYALSPDAASFTATVQMFEHGLALVSPTSVYIFYDDGGWEFWPAGTS
- a CDS encoding bifunctional homocysteine S-methyltransferase/methylenetetrahydrofolate reductase gives rise to the protein MAHPFTERINAGPILCDGAMGTMIHAGGIPLSSCFDELNLSDPGTIARIHRDYIAAGADLIETNTFGANTFRLGEHRLEDRVRDINYRGARLAIEAREVSGVPVLIAGSVGPTGTWHVPFSMHEPARIRAAFREQIGGLLEGGVDLLLIETIGSLAEMTEAVGAAREVSDLPIIASMTFTDDGLTIGGSSAAEALEHLRQLGVDVVGVNCSVGPRRVLDVLNELRALDPDVRLSGMPNAGWPMQVGDRVIYPSSSSYFSAFANEALDLDLRVIGGCCGTTPEHIRAMRAAIDERLAGVGQPTNRRPVPSRTIELQPPEEPTQLARKIGKQFLVSVELDPPRGLNPHKMLDGARILKDAGVDAVNVADSPMARIRMSALALCFLIQTEVGVETILHFTTRDRNLMGLQSDLLGAHALGVRNILALTGDPPSLGDYPNATAVYDLDSVGLAKVLQSMNAGTDAAGASIGKQASFTVIVAADPTRDDLAHETDRVHRKLEAGADLIMTQPIYELETWRAFVRTYEERHGPLRVPVMLGILPLQSHRHTEFLYNEVPGIRPTESIRERMRLAGSNGRREGVRISQELLEEARDEVHGVYIMPSFHRYEVAAEVLEVVRDRRLTAALPSGD
- a CDS encoding glycine--tRNA ligase, with protein sequence MNEPTRPKVTLEELASLAKRRGFVFSGSEIYGGLANTFDFGPLGVELRNNIKRSWWQRFIRERADMVGIDGGILLNPRVWEASGHIDEFNDPLTDCRICRSRYRADTLIEDAGGESAEGKSFEELTQLIAQLGITCPNCGNRDWTPVRAFNMMFRTYIGPVDETATTTYLRPETAQNIFVQYKNVQQSSRLKVPFGIAQIGKAFRNEITPGNFIFRLLEFEQMEIEYFIQPDDWEAQFNAWADAQGEWFTSLGIDPSRLRRREHHADELSHYSKRTVDYEYLFPIGWKELSGLAYRTDFDLQRHQEHSGEDLTYFDQARNERYLPHVIEPTFGVDRTMLMVLCDAYDVEETPDAKGEAASRVVLRLHPNLAPYTVAVLPLSKKPELAVVAEPLYHELRRRFSVEYDETQSIGRRYRRQDEIGTPFCVTVDFDSIEDHSVTIRERDSMSQVRIPIADVVEYIAEQLRATE
- the rplS gene encoding 50S ribosomal protein L19, which codes for MVDTIRQIEQSYQRSDVPDFGPGDTVRAHVKVVEGSRERLQAFEGVVIRRRGGGINENFTVRRIASHGIGVERTFLIHSPRVDRIEVLRRGRVRRAKLYYLRDRSGKAARIRERRRPVGSSLRNPVKKDA
- a CDS encoding sigma-70 family RNA polymerase sigma factor; this encodes MASEEDVWVSRARAGDQTAFEAIVQRYERQIYSFVYRMMGNADDASDLTQECFVRAYRNLEKTNSDLNISAWLHRIASNACLDVLRRRQRIRWLPWDNTKHEPMLGSADSDSPEYVAVSSEVSAIVQSTLSRMSPRNRAALIMREYEGLSCDEIGDVLGISRSAAKSILFRSREEFRKLYPDVEQEVRS